From the Gemmatimonadaceae bacterium genome, the window GAGGGCACCATGGCATTTTCTTCATACAGCCGCGCCGCCGGCGCCGCCGCTTTGCTGGCAGTTGCCGCAGTTGTCGCCGCTTGCAGTTCGACCACGGCAGCCAAATCGACTGGAACCGGCACGGTGGCCGTGCAGCTCACCGATGCGCCGTTCTCGACGGACTCGGTGAAGAGCGTGGACGTGTTCGTGGTGCGCGTGGACGGACGCACGGCCGAGGCCGACTCGGCGACGGCGGCGATGGGCGCCAGGGACGACAGCGCGACGGTGGGCGGTTGGACGCCGCTCGCCACGCCCAACGTGAGCGTCAACCTGCTGGCGTATCAGAACGGAGTGTCGCTGCCCCTCGGCTCCGCCAACATGCCGGCCGGGAACTACCTCGGGTTTCGCCTCGTCATCGATCCCACGCGATCGAGCGTCACGTTGAAGAACGGGACGGTGCTGAGCGGCACGAGCACGCCCAGCGTCATGTTCCCGAGCGGGTCGCGGAGCGGGATCAAGATCATCCTCACGCAGCCCGTGACCATCACGGCGAACCAGACCACCACGGTGCTGGTGGACTTCATGGTGGACAGCAGCTTCGTGATGCGCGGCGGCACGATGATGCAGAACGGACTGATGTTCAAGCCGGTGATCCACGCGTCGATCAAGCCCTGACCGATTCCGCCACGCCGGCCCAGCGCGCCACGCGTTCGGGCAGATTTACCTGGGTCGGCGAAAGCGGCACTCCAAGCTCCACAACAACTTGCGTACCGGAGTGTGGCCCTTCGTGACACCGGGGGGCCGGCCCGGTCATTGTGGCAATTGTCCGGTATCCGGGAACTTCGTACCGTCCGCGTCCGAGCGTGGTTATGTCCCCCGCTCGCGTACCGAGCGCTTCAACTCCAGGAGAATGGCTATGCCCCCCACAAGCATCAGGAACCTGGCGCTGTTCGTGTCCGTCTTGGCGGTCGGCGCTTGCGCCGACTCCACGGTCACCAGCCCGGCCACCCGCAACGTCACCGCGGGCCGCCCCGCATTGTCCGTGGGCGCCGGCACGACCAAAGTGGACGTCTGCCACCGCACGGGTAACGGAACGTTCATCCTGATCACCGTAGGCGCGCCGGCGGTTCCGGCGCACCTCGGCCACGGCGACGGGTTCCCCGGCTCGTCCGTTCCTGGTCTCACCGACGGCTCGACGCTTGCGGCCGACTGCTCGATCGTCCCGGGCGGCCTCCCCAGCTAGGGAGCGCCGGCTGGCCCGTTCGTAGTCGCCATCACACCGCGGTCACGTCCTCTTCGACGTCGGGTCTCGTGTCGTCCCCCTTGGGGATGTCCGACCCGACGTCGTCGTTGCTTCCGCCGCGAAATCCGTCGGCCATATGCTGGGCGCCGACGTTGGCGAACAGGGCGCCCAGACTTTCCCTGGTGCCGCTGGCGCGGCCGGTCAACTCCTCGGGGAGCGGCGTTCCGCCTTCGAGTTCGGGCGTGTCGGGCCGCGTGGTTCTCGCGACGTTGGCGCGCGTGGTGCCTGCGACGTTGGCGCGCTTCCTGTTGCGTGTCTTGGGGTGCTTGGACATGAGTAGCTCCTGGTGATCCGCAAGCTACGCGCGATCCAAACACGTGGGCATCGCTCAAAAGGGTGACTCGCGGGTGACGGCCCGCGCTTGCTCTGGCGATGGGTACCATGCCCGGAGTCCCGGCGCTTGACGACAACGCCGCGCCGCGTACATTCCCCCGCATGAACCGCGACCCGCGCTCCTACGCGTACTATTACCGCACGGCCCGTTCCACGGGCCGTGAGCGGCGGCGTATGCGCGGATAGCACGCGGCATACGACGCTCGACTCGCGGTTGGCCCGTGGATTTCCACGGGCCTTTTTTTGCGTCCATCCCCCTGGCCACCACCCGCTGCACGCCCACCCAACGGAGCAGGCATGATCCTCATCACCAAGGCACAGATCACCGAGGCAGAGTTGGACCATATCCGCGAACGCGTGGAGGCGATGGGCGGCCGCACGCACGTCTCGCGCGGGGAGCAGCGCACGATCGTCGGCTGCATCGGCGACGAGTCGTTGTTGCGCGAGGCCGCGCTGCTGGCCATTCCCGGTGTGGAATCGGTGACGCCGGTGCTCAAGCCATACAAGCTGGCGGGTCGCGACTTCCGGCCGGACGGCACGGTGGTGCGGTTCGGCGACGCGGCGGGCACGGCGATCGGCGGACGGGCGCTGGTCGTGATCGCGGGGCCGTGCTCGGTGGAAGGGCGCGAGATGCTCGCGCGCACGGCGCTGGCAGTGCGCGACGCCGGCGCCGCGATGCTCCGCGGCGGCGCGTTCAAGCCGCGCACGTCGCCGTATGCGTTTCAGGGGTTGGGCCATGCGGCGCTGCGCATGCTCCGCGAGGTGCGAACGGCCACCGGCCTGCCGACCGTCACCGAGGTGATGGATACCCGCCAGGTGGAGACGGTGGCCGAGCACGCGGACATGCTGCAGATCGGCGCCCGCAACATGCAGAACTTTCCGCTCCTGGCCGAAGTGGGGAGCACGCAGCGTCCGGTGCTGATCAAGCGCGGCATGTCCGCCACCGTGAGCGAACTGCTGATGGCCGCCGAGTATGTGATGGCGCAGGGCAATGCCAACGTGGTGCTCTGCGAGCGCGGCATCCGCACGTTCGAGACCGCCACCCGCAACACGCTCGACGTGTCGGCCATTCCGGTGCTCAAGCGCGAGACCCATCTGCCCGTGATCGTGGATCCCAGCCACGCCGGCGGGCGGGCGTATCTGGTGGAGCCGCTGGCGTTCGCGGCCGTGGCCGCGGGAGCGGACGGGTTGATGATTGAGGTGCACCCGCAGCCGGAGCACGCGCTGTCGGACGGCGATCAATCGCTGAGCGTGGAGGCGTTCGAGCGCCTGATGCAGCGGCTGCCGGCGTTCGCGCATGCCGCGGGGCGGACCATGTCGCGCAGCAACGCAACGGCGGAGGCGGTGGCATGAGTCACACCGTAGCTGACGTCGACGCCGCGCAGCGGGAGCTGGCCGGCCTGCGGCGCGAGATCGAGGAGACGGATCGCGCCATCATCCGGCTGGTGGCCGGGCGCATCCAACTGGCGCGTCGCGTGGGGGCGGCCAAGCGCATCGCGGGACTGCCGGCGCTGGATCCGGCGCAGGAAGCGGCGGTGGTGCGGCGGGCGAGCGAGATGGCGCGCGAGGAAGGCGCGCCCGAGGAGGACGTGCGCTACCTGTTCTGGCACCTGATCGGGACGTCGCGCCGCGTCCAGCTCACGGAGGATTGACCGTGGGCGAACGGTCGGGATGCGTGGGGATCGTGGGACTCGGATTGATTGGAGGGTCGCTGGCGCGCGATCTGATTGCGCGCGGCGTGGACGTGATCGCGTATGACCGGCAGGTGGAGCGATTGCGAGCGCTGACGGATGCAACGTTGGCCCGTGTGCGGCTGGTGGATGCGCTCCACGAAGTGGCCGCCGCGCAGGCGGTGGTGATCGCCGTGCCCGTGACCGCGGCGCTCTCGGTGCTCGACTCACTGGCGCCGGCACTCACGCCGAGGCACCTGGTGATGGACGTGGGCGGCACCAAGGCGGCGATCGAGGCCCGCGCCGAAACGCTGGGCATCGGGGACCGCTTCGTGGGCTGTCATCCGCTGGCGGGAGATCATCGTTCGGGGTGGGACGCGTCCCGAGCCGGGCTCTTTGCCGGCGCGCCGGTGTTCGTGTGCCAGCCGGCGAGCGGCGGCGAGGATCGCGTGGTGGCGGCCGAGGAATTCTGGCGAGCGCTCGGTGCGGCGCCGGTGCGCGTGGGGGCGGCGGCGCATGACCAGCGGCTGGGTCTCACCAGCCACCTGCCGCACATGCTCGCCTCGGCGCTGGTGCTCGCGCTGCAGGGCGCCGGCGTGGCCCGCGCCGAGTTGGGACCCGGCGGTCGCGACATGACTCGGCTGGCGGCGAGCCCGCCGGAACTCTGGACGGACATCGCGCTCCAGAATGCGGACGCGCTCGCCAGCGCGCTCGATGCGTGCGAGGCGACGCTGCGGAGCCTGCGGCACGAGATCGGGGCGCGGGACGCGGCCCGCATCGAGGAGCGGCTGGCGCGGGCCACCCGGTGGTTCGACGACGGGTGAGCTACTGGGGCGCTGAGGGTGGGGCAGGGTCGGGCGTCATCGATCGCAGGTGCCGGTGAACGATGGCGCGGAGATTGGCCGCATCGAACGGCTTTTCGATGTACTCCTTGGGAGGATCGGCGAGGAACGTCCGCGCCTGCGGCGTGAAGGCGCCGCCGGTGAGGAAGATCATGCGATTGGCCTGCTCGGGGGCGATGCGCGCGAGTTCGCGATGCAGGTCCATGCCGGTCATGTCCGGCATCATCAGGTCGCACAGAATGAGGTCG encodes:
- a CDS encoding chorismate mutase, with product MSHTVADVDAAQRELAGLRREIEETDRAIIRLVAGRIQLARRVGAAKRIAGLPALDPAQEAAVVRRASEMAREEGAPEEDVRYLFWHLIGTSRRVQLTED
- a CDS encoding DUF4382 domain-containing protein; translated protein: MAFSSYSRAAGAAALLAVAAVVAACSSTTAAKSTGTGTVAVQLTDAPFSTDSVKSVDVFVVRVDGRTAEADSATAAMGARDDSATVGGWTPLATPNVSVNLLAYQNGVSLPLGSANMPAGNYLGFRLVIDPTRSSVTLKNGTVLSGTSTPSVMFPSGSRSGIKIILTQPVTITANQTTTVLVDFMVDSSFVMRGGTMMQNGLMFKPVIHASIKP
- a CDS encoding prephenate dehydrogenase is translated as MGERSGCVGIVGLGLIGGSLARDLIARGVDVIAYDRQVERLRALTDATLARVRLVDALHEVAAAQAVVIAVPVTAALSVLDSLAPALTPRHLVMDVGGTKAAIEARAETLGIGDRFVGCHPLAGDHRSGWDASRAGLFAGAPVFVCQPASGGEDRVVAAEEFWRALGAAPVRVGAAAHDQRLGLTSHLPHMLASALVLALQGAGVARAELGPGGRDMTRLAASPPELWTDIALQNADALASALDACEATLRSLRHEIGARDAARIEERLARATRWFDDG
- the aroF gene encoding 3-deoxy-7-phosphoheptulonate synthase, whose protein sequence is MILITKAQITEAELDHIRERVEAMGGRTHVSRGEQRTIVGCIGDESLLREAALLAIPGVESVTPVLKPYKLAGRDFRPDGTVVRFGDAAGTAIGGRALVVIAGPCSVEGREMLARTALAVRDAGAAMLRGGAFKPRTSPYAFQGLGHAALRMLREVRTATGLPTVTEVMDTRQVETVAEHADMLQIGARNMQNFPLLAEVGSTQRPVLIKRGMSATVSELLMAAEYVMAQGNANVVLCERGIRTFETATRNTLDVSAIPVLKRETHLPVIVDPSHAGGRAYLVEPLAFAAVAAGADGLMIEVHPQPEHALSDGDQSLSVEAFERLMQRLPAFAHAAGRTMSRSNATAEAVA